CCGGCTGGAGCAGGCGGGCTTTCTCGCCCGAGAGGTGGACCCGGAGGACCTCCGCCGCCACCGCCTCCGGCTCACGCCCAAGGGCGCGAAGGCTTTGAGGCGGGCGGAGGCCCTCATGGCCGAGGCTTTCGCCCGGCGGGCCTCCCGCCTCCGAGAGGAGGAGCGGGCGGAGCTTTTGCGCCTTTTCGCCAAACTGGAGGAGGA
This region of Thermus thermophilus genomic DNA includes:
- a CDS encoding MarR family winged helix-turn-helix transcriptional regulator, with amino-acid sequence MDWELLARFFRLQRLLRQEVEARLGPLGLSGLEAWLLKVLSQRPYPSEAARAMGLPPPTVSHMVRRLEQAGFLAREVDPEDLRRHRLRLTPKGAKALRRAEALMAEAFARRASRLREEERAELLRLFAKLEEDAE